From one Pseudopipra pipra isolate bDixPip1 chromosome 2, bDixPip1.hap1, whole genome shotgun sequence genomic stretch:
- the AKAP17A gene encoding A-kinase anchor protein 17A isoform X2 — MTISVALPQLKQPGKSISNWEVMERLKGMVQTHQFSTLRISKSTMDFIRFEGEVENKSLVKSFLACLDGKTIKLSGFSDILKVRAAEYKIDFPTRHDWDSFFRDAKDMNETLPGERPDTIHLEGLPCKWFAAKETGSEKPSEEVLIKVFQKFGEIRNVDIPMLDPYREEMTGRNFHTFSFGGHLNFEAYVQYREYAGFIEAMNALRGMKLMYKGDDGKAVACNIKVSFDSTKHLSDASIKKRQLERQKLQELEKQREEQKRKEKEAEEKQKEEERKQRELEEYERERKREEKLRKREQKQKDREVRRNKKQLEKLQAEEQKKLQEKIKLEERKLLLAQRNLQSIRLIAELLSRVKTVKLLEQEQNEEKICLQQLEERRRLQEAELKRVEEEKERALGLQRKEKELREKLLNNLLSKKMDAVNQNKEEPEASHSDILKNPSGVSHTVSSSCITSTSGQAVTGKLASGSQIEVASPESVNTQCKYLNGNIHNKVPIKEGQNLHTTNSERCSEKRGSGVLSCVPTNNQDQKSLSSCDQNTHRKGSHCEQEKRSTEPRRRKSRSCSSINSDDSKGKRESSRHRRDVSYWDEKRRKERRYYRRSSRSYSPRRSRSPRRRSVSPRRSRYRRTRSRDRRRDRRERSRSRRSVSRRRRHRR, encoded by the exons ATGACCATCAGTGTGGCCCTTCCTCAGCTGAAGCAACCGGGAAAATCCATTTCGAACTGGGAAGTGATGGAAAGATTGAAGGGGATGGTGCAAACTCACCAGTTTTCCACTCTACGGATTTCTAAAAGCACAATGGATTTCATTCGGTTTGAAGGAGAGGTTGAGAACAAAAGTTTGGTTAAATCTTTCCTGGCATGCCTTGATGGCAAAACAATAAAGTTGAGTGGCTTCTCTGACATTTTGAAAGTGCGTGCTGCAGAGTATAAGATTGACTTTCCTACCAGGCATGACTGGGACTCATTTTTCCGTGATGCAAAGGACATGAACGAAACTTTGCCGGGGGAAAGGCCGGACACCATTCACTTGGAGGGCTTACCTTGCAAGTGGTTTGCAGCAAAGGAGACGGGCTCGGAAAAGCCAAGCGAAGAAGTCCTAATAAAAGTTTTCCAGAAATTTGGAGAAATCCGTAATGTGGACATACCTATGCTGGACCCTTACAGAGAAGAAATGACTGGCAGAAATTTCCACACTTTCAGTTTTGGAGGCCATTTAAATTTCGAAGCTTATGTCCAGTACCGCGAGTACGCGGGTTTCATCGAGGCCATGAACGCTCTGCGAGGGATGAAGCTCATGTACAAAGGTGATGATGGCAAAGCAGTGGCTTGCAATATCAAG GTTTCTTTTGACTCAACAAAACACCTCAGTGATGCATCAATTAAGAAACGTCAACTTGAAAGGCAAAAGCTTCAAGAGCTTgaaaaacagagggaagaaCAAAAGCGTAAAGAGAAAGAagctgaggaaaaacaaaaagaggaagaaag GAAGCAGAGAGAGCTTGAAGagtatgagagagagagaaaaagagaagagaagttgcgcaagagagaacagaaacagaaagatcGTGAAGTTCGACGAAACAAAAAGCAGCTTGAAAAGCTTCaagctgaagaacagaaaaaactGCAAGAGAAGATAAAGCTAGAAGAAAGGAAGCTCCTGCTAGCTCAGAGAAATCTGCAGTCCATTAGATTAATTGCAGAACTGCTAAGCAGAGTAAAG ACAGTAAAGCTTTTGGAGCAAGAACAGAATGAAGAAAAGATTTGTCTTCAGCAGCTAGAGGAGAGACGGAGGCTCCAGGAGGCTGAGCTTAAACgtgtggaagaggaaaaagagagagcacTGGGgttgcagaggaaagaaaaggaactgAGGGAGAAACTACTGAATAATCTTCTGAGCAAGAAAATGGATGCAGTTaatcaaaacaaagaagaaCCTGAAGCATCTCATTCTGACATACTGAAAAACCCTAGTGGTGTTTCACACACTGTGTCATCCAGCTGCATCACTTCTACCTCAGGACAGGCCGTTACTGGCAAACTGGCTTCCGGCTCTCAAATAGAAGTAGCATCCCCTGAAAGTGTAAACACTCAATGCAAGTACTTAAATGGCAACATTCATAACAAAGTTCCCATCAAAGAAGGTCAGAATCTTCATACTACAAACTCTGAGAGGTGTTCTGAGAAAAGAGGTTCAGGGGTACTGTCATGTGTTCCCACTAATAACCAGGACCAGAAGAGCCTCTCTAGCTGTGACCAGAATACACACAGGAAGGGCTCACACTGTGAGCAGGAGAAACGTAGCACAGAgccaaggagaagaaagagcCGTTCATGTAGTAGCATAAATAGTGATGACAGTAAGGGTAAACGAGAGAGCAGCAGACACAGAAGAGATGTGAGTTACTGGGATGAGAAGcgcaggaaagaaaggaggTATTATAGGCGCTCTAGCAGAAGTTACAGCCCTCGACGAAGCCGTAGTCCTCGTCGGAGAAGTGTAAGCCCCAGGCGTTCACGTTACAGGAGAACTCGCAGTAGGGATCGTAGACGagacagaagggaaagaagtCGTAGTCGCAGAAGTGTGAGCAGGAGACGAAGGCACCGGAGGTGA
- the AKAP17A gene encoding A-kinase anchor protein 17A isoform X1 yields the protein MAAATIVHDTSEAVELCAPCGLYLKPITKMTISVALPQLKQPGKSISNWEVMERLKGMVQTHQFSTLRISKSTMDFIRFEGEVENKSLVKSFLACLDGKTIKLSGFSDILKVRAAEYKIDFPTRHDWDSFFRDAKDMNETLPGERPDTIHLEGLPCKWFAAKETGSEKPSEEVLIKVFQKFGEIRNVDIPMLDPYREEMTGRNFHTFSFGGHLNFEAYVQYREYAGFIEAMNALRGMKLMYKGDDGKAVACNIKVSFDSTKHLSDASIKKRQLERQKLQELEKQREEQKRKEKEAEEKQKEEERKQRELEEYERERKREEKLRKREQKQKDREVRRNKKQLEKLQAEEQKKLQEKIKLEERKLLLAQRNLQSIRLIAELLSRVKTVKLLEQEQNEEKICLQQLEERRRLQEAELKRVEEEKERALGLQRKEKELREKLLNNLLSKKMDAVNQNKEEPEASHSDILKNPSGVSHTVSSSCITSTSGQAVTGKLASGSQIEVASPESVNTQCKYLNGNIHNKVPIKEGQNLHTTNSERCSEKRGSGVLSCVPTNNQDQKSLSSCDQNTHRKGSHCEQEKRSTEPRRRKSRSCSSINSDDSKGKRESSRHRRDVSYWDEKRRKERRYYRRSSRSYSPRRSRSPRRRSVSPRRSRYRRTRSRDRRRDRRERSRSRRSVSRRRRHRR from the exons atgGCTGCTGCAACAATAGTTCATGATACATCAGAAGCTGTagagctctgtgctccctgTGGGTTATACCTTAAGCCCATTACAAAAATGACCATCAGTGTGGCCCTTCCTCAGCTGAAGCAACCGGGAAAATCCATTTCGAACTGGGAAGTGATGGAAAGATTGAAGGGGATGGTGCAAACTCACCAGTTTTCCACTCTACGGATTTCTAAAAGCACAATGGATTTCATTCGGTTTGAAGGAGAGGTTGAGAACAAAAGTTTGGTTAAATCTTTCCTGGCATGCCTTGATGGCAAAACAATAAAGTTGAGTGGCTTCTCTGACATTTTGAAAGTGCGTGCTGCAGAGTATAAGATTGACTTTCCTACCAGGCATGACTGGGACTCATTTTTCCGTGATGCAAAGGACATGAACGAAACTTTGCCGGGGGAAAGGCCGGACACCATTCACTTGGAGGGCTTACCTTGCAAGTGGTTTGCAGCAAAGGAGACGGGCTCGGAAAAGCCAAGCGAAGAAGTCCTAATAAAAGTTTTCCAGAAATTTGGAGAAATCCGTAATGTGGACATACCTATGCTGGACCCTTACAGAGAAGAAATGACTGGCAGAAATTTCCACACTTTCAGTTTTGGAGGCCATTTAAATTTCGAAGCTTATGTCCAGTACCGCGAGTACGCGGGTTTCATCGAGGCCATGAACGCTCTGCGAGGGATGAAGCTCATGTACAAAGGTGATGATGGCAAAGCAGTGGCTTGCAATATCAAG GTTTCTTTTGACTCAACAAAACACCTCAGTGATGCATCAATTAAGAAACGTCAACTTGAAAGGCAAAAGCTTCAAGAGCTTgaaaaacagagggaagaaCAAAAGCGTAAAGAGAAAGAagctgaggaaaaacaaaaagaggaagaaag GAAGCAGAGAGAGCTTGAAGagtatgagagagagagaaaaagagaagagaagttgcgcaagagagaacagaaacagaaagatcGTGAAGTTCGACGAAACAAAAAGCAGCTTGAAAAGCTTCaagctgaagaacagaaaaaactGCAAGAGAAGATAAAGCTAGAAGAAAGGAAGCTCCTGCTAGCTCAGAGAAATCTGCAGTCCATTAGATTAATTGCAGAACTGCTAAGCAGAGTAAAG ACAGTAAAGCTTTTGGAGCAAGAACAGAATGAAGAAAAGATTTGTCTTCAGCAGCTAGAGGAGAGACGGAGGCTCCAGGAGGCTGAGCTTAAACgtgtggaagaggaaaaagagagagcacTGGGgttgcagaggaaagaaaaggaactgAGGGAGAAACTACTGAATAATCTTCTGAGCAAGAAAATGGATGCAGTTaatcaaaacaaagaagaaCCTGAAGCATCTCATTCTGACATACTGAAAAACCCTAGTGGTGTTTCACACACTGTGTCATCCAGCTGCATCACTTCTACCTCAGGACAGGCCGTTACTGGCAAACTGGCTTCCGGCTCTCAAATAGAAGTAGCATCCCCTGAAAGTGTAAACACTCAATGCAAGTACTTAAATGGCAACATTCATAACAAAGTTCCCATCAAAGAAGGTCAGAATCTTCATACTACAAACTCTGAGAGGTGTTCTGAGAAAAGAGGTTCAGGGGTACTGTCATGTGTTCCCACTAATAACCAGGACCAGAAGAGCCTCTCTAGCTGTGACCAGAATACACACAGGAAGGGCTCACACTGTGAGCAGGAGAAACGTAGCACAGAgccaaggagaagaaagagcCGTTCATGTAGTAGCATAAATAGTGATGACAGTAAGGGTAAACGAGAGAGCAGCAGACACAGAAGAGATGTGAGTTACTGGGATGAGAAGcgcaggaaagaaaggaggTATTATAGGCGCTCTAGCAGAAGTTACAGCCCTCGACGAAGCCGTAGTCCTCGTCGGAGAAGTGTAAGCCCCAGGCGTTCACGTTACAGGAGAACTCGCAGTAGGGATCGTAGACGagacagaagggaaagaagtCGTAGTCGCAGAAGTGTGAGCAGGAGACGAAGGCACCGGAGGTGA